A section of the Rhizomicrobium sp. genome encodes:
- a CDS encoding FAD-dependent oxidoreductase, with translation MAERYDAAIIGAGADGLAAAALLGRAGLRAVVLERQPHPGGLLATRQFHPGFFAAPFADDVAPIDDGLFWSLDLARHGAWATPPAPAMAVWPDKRAIAVPLRELDAAVGARRAAALARARLPAPPPSSRWNPFAKEARADWPAESWNHRALADLLSEFAPSEEQAALAAAGALEGRAADPLAAGTALHLLVRPAGGVWRGALGGLGTAFAAAAREAGAEIACGLEVSDIRCHKGRVAGVGHADGSEVAARAVISTLDLKRTFLSMFPWNELPKPAIGRIAHFRTAGSTARLLLALGERPERLPRGPVHVTPDIRGLVEAHAAWRGGVLAERLPATLRVCSASDPALAPIGAATLTATIGCVPFTPFDGAWTREKRDLLARRVFAAIEEVLPGVQKSVLGFELLVPPDLEEALSATAGDPLGGEIAPDQMFAFRPGFERGCPYTPVDGLYLAGPSSAAGPLATGSAGAIAAAALIADLRAGRLA, from the coding sequence GTGGCGGAGCGGTATGACGCGGCGATCATCGGCGCCGGCGCGGATGGGCTGGCGGCGGCCGCCTTGCTCGGCCGCGCCGGCCTGCGCGCCGTCGTGCTCGAGCGCCAGCCGCATCCCGGCGGGCTGCTCGCCACGCGGCAATTCCATCCCGGCTTCTTCGCCGCGCCCTTCGCCGACGACGTCGCGCCGATCGACGATGGGCTGTTCTGGTCGCTCGATCTGGCGCGCCACGGCGCCTGGGCGACGCCGCCCGCGCCGGCGATGGCGGTCTGGCCGGACAAGAGGGCGATCGCCGTGCCGCTGCGGGAGCTGGACGCCGCCGTCGGCGCGCGCCGCGCCGCGGCGCTGGCGCGGGCGCGGCTGCCCGCGCCGCCGCCGTCGTCGCGCTGGAATCCGTTCGCGAAAGAGGCGCGGGCGGACTGGCCGGCCGAAAGCTGGAACCATCGCGCGCTCGCCGATCTCCTGTCCGAATTCGCGCCCAGCGAAGAGCAGGCGGCGCTCGCCGCCGCCGGCGCGCTGGAGGGCCGCGCCGCCGATCCGCTCGCCGCCGGCACGGCGCTCCATCTGCTCGTCCGCCCGGCGGGCGGCGTGTGGCGCGGCGCGCTCGGCGGGCTCGGCACGGCCTTCGCGGCGGCGGCGCGCGAGGCGGGGGCCGAGATCGCCTGCGGCTTGGAGGTCAGCGATATCCGCTGTCACAAGGGCCGCGTCGCCGGCGTCGGCCATGCCGACGGCAGCGAGGTCGCGGCCCGCGCGGTGATCTCCACCCTCGATCTCAAGCGCACCTTCCTCTCCATGTTTCCGTGGAACGAACTGCCCAAGCCGGCGATCGGCCGGATCGCGCATTTCCGCACCGCCGGCTCCACCGCGCGCCTGCTCCTGGCGCTCGGCGAGCGGCCGGAGCGCCTGCCGCGCGGTCCGGTGCACGTCACGCCGGACATCCGCGGCCTGGTCGAAGCACACGCCGCCTGGCGCGGCGGCGTGTTGGCGGAGCGCCTGCCGGCGACGCTGCGCGTCTGCTCGGCGTCCGATCCGGCGCTGGCGCCGATCGGCGCGGCGACGCTGACGGCGACGATCGGCTGCGTCCCCTTTACGCCGTTCGACGGCGCCTGGACGCGGGAGAAGCGCGACCTGCTCGCCAGGCGCGTCTTCGCCGCCATCGAGGAGGTCCTGCCCGGCGTCCAGAAAAGCGTCCTGGGATTCGAGCTGCTGGTCCCGCCCGACCTGGAAGAAGCGCTGAGCGCCACCGCGGGCGATCCCTTGGGCGGCGAGATCGCGCCCGACCAGATGTTCGCCTTCCGGCCCGGCTTCGAGCGCGGCTGTCCGTACACGCCGGTCGACGGGCTCTATCTCGCCGGTCCGTCTTCCGCCGCCGGCCCGCTGGCGACCGGCAGCGCCGGCGCCATCGCCGCCGCGGCCCTGATCGCCGATCTGCGCGCGGGCAGGCTCGCATGA
- the speD gene encoding adenosylmethionine decarboxylase, protein MARLELVAATKEARAPRVRTSAKTVRPHVAPVVPVADNDDQQKDHFITRNGLTYAGSHLIIDLWEAEGLGDRDRIEQALIDAVKEAGATLLHIHLHTFTDGGGISGVAVLAESHISVHTWPEKGYAAFDVFMCGDAEPRKAMGVFKRAFNPGRIVIGEHKRGVV, encoded by the coding sequence ATGGCTAGACTCGAACTTGTTGCGGCGACCAAAGAAGCCAGGGCTCCCCGAGTCCGCACTTCCGCGAAGACCGTTCGTCCCCATGTTGCTCCCGTTGTGCCCGTCGCGGACAACGACGATCAGCAGAAGGATCACTTCATTACCCGCAATGGGCTGACCTATGCGGGCTCGCACCTGATCATCGACCTGTGGGAAGCGGAAGGCCTCGGCGACCGCGACCGTATCGAACAGGCGCTGATCGACGCGGTGAAGGAAGCGGGCGCAACCCTGCTTCATATTCACCTGCACACCTTCACCGATGGCGGCGGGATCTCCGGCGTCGCGGTGCTGGCCGAAAGCCACATCTCCGTCCATACCTGGCCGGAGAAGGGTTATGCGGCCTTCGACGTATTCATGTGCGGCGACGCCGAGCCTCGCAAGGCGATGGGCGTTTTCAAGCGGGCGTTCAATCCCGGCCGTATCGTGATCGGCGAACATAAGCGCGGCGTCGTCTAA